In Camelus ferus isolate YT-003-E chromosome 10, BCGSAC_Cfer_1.0, whole genome shotgun sequence, the following proteins share a genomic window:
- the HARBI1 gene encoding putative nuclease HARBI1: protein MAIPITVLDCDLLLYGRGHRTLDRFKLDDVTDEYLMSMYGFPRQFIYYLVELLGASLSRPTQRSRAISPETQILAALGFYTSGSFQTRMGDAIGISQASMSRCVANVTEALVERASQFIHFPADEASVQALKDEFYGLAGMPGVIGVVDCIHVAIKAPNAEDLSYVNRKGLHSLNCLMVCDIRGALMTVETNWPGSLQDCAVLQQSSLSSQFEAGMHKDSWLLGDSSFFLRTWLMTPLHIPETPAEYRYNMAHSATHSVIEKTFRTLFSRFRCLDGSKGALQYSPEKSSHIILACCVLHNISLEHGMDVWSSPMTGPMEQPPEEEYEHMESLDLEADRIRQELMLTHFS from the exons ATGGCTATACCAATAACAGTGCTTGACTGTGACCTCTTGCTATATGGCCGAGGACATCGAACATTGGACCGATTTAAACTGGATGATGTTACCGATGAATACCTGATGTCCATGTATGGGTTTCCTCGACAGTTCATTTATTACTTGGTGGAGCTCTTGGGGGCGAGTCTTTCTAGACCTACTCAGAGATCCAGGGCTATTAGCCCAGAGACACAGATCCTTGCAGCACTGGGCTTCTATACCTCAGGTTCCTTCCAGACTCGGATGGGAGATGCTATTGGAATCAGTCAGGCATCTATGAGTCGATGTGTTGCCAATGTCACCGAAGCGCTTGTGGAAAGAGCTTCACAGTTCATCCACTTTCCAGCTGATGAAGCCTCCGTGCAGGCTCTGAAGGATGAGTTCTATGGGTTAGCAGGGATGCCAGGGGTGATAGGGGTGGTTGACTGTATCCATGTGGCAATCAAGGCACCAAATGCTGAAGACCTTTCCTACGTGAACCGAAAAGGTCTTCATTCTTTAAACTGCCTGATGGTGTGTGACATCAGAGGGGCACTAATGACTGTGGAGACAAACTGGCCAGGGAGCCTCCAGGACTGTGCTGTGCTTCAGCAGTCTTCTCTCAGCAGTCAGTTTGAAGCTGGGATGCACAAAGATAGCTGGTTGCTTG GTGACAGTTCCTTCTTTCTCCGTACCTGGCTCATGACCCCACTTCACATTCCTGAAACTCCAGCTGAATATCGCTATAATATGGCCCATTCTGCAACTCACAGTGTGATTGAGAAGACTTTCCGAACCCTCTTCTCCCGATTCCGCTGCCTGGATGGATCCAAGGGAGCACTGCAGTACTCACCAGAGAAATCCAGCCACATTATCTTGGCCTGCTGTGTCCTCCACAACATCTCCCTGGAGCACGGGATGGATGTTTGGTCCTCTCCAATGACAGGGCCCATGGAACAGCCCCCTGAGGAAGAGTATGAGCACATGGAGTCCCTGGACCTAGAGGCTGACCGCATCCGTCAGGAGCTGATGCTCACTCACTTTAGCTAA